agctctaCTAATCAtgatagaaaaataaagaaaatacaactgttttggttcactcctgacacaataagtaaaataaataggaaggaggacaccatccaagccctcctggcagatggccatccaggctctgctaataataatagaatcatagggctggaagggccccccaaaaggcatccagtccaaccccccatccagccaggaaggaggacaccacccaaaccctcccgacagatggccatccaagctctgcTAATTGTGATAGCATCCTGGAggtcccaaagggcatctagtccaacccccatccTGCCAGGCtgtaagacaccatccaagccctcctgacagatggccatccaagctctgctaatagtgatagaatcctagagttggaagggtcccccaaagggcatccagtccaacccccaccatgccaggcagggaaagcaccacccaagccctcttTACAGATGCCCATCCAAGCTCTGTTGATATAAGAATAGAATTCTAGagatggaaggggcccccaaacgCCATCTAGGCCAATCCCCGTCCTGCTGGGCtggaagacaccacccaagctcttccgacagatggccatccaagctttGCAAATaaggatagaatcctagagtcagaagggtcccccaaaggccatcctatCCAACCCCCATTTTGCCAGGAAGGAGAAGCACAATCAGATCACTCTCAACAGGTGGGCGTCCATCCCGcctcattaagctgtatctctgacattggagagggttggctggtgtctgctggaagagcactttggttttctcgatgttcaatgacaggccgagcttctcggatgcttctgtgaaggtgtttagagtggcttgtaggtcttcttctgaatgcgcacagacgatgttgtcatcagcatactggagttctataacagatgttgttgtaacgttggttttggctttcagtctgctgaggttaaatagataaaataaatagatgatttccactctggtttgaagcttcccatcaacaagatgaagtatcatagtaatgaagatggagaataaggttgaggcaagaacacatccctgtttgacacccaattccaccttaaatgggtcgctttgggagccattgctgtccaagactcttgccatcATGTCAATGATATCCTTGGGGTGTCCCAAGAATGCGGAGTTGGTCATGGCCTGCCCCTTTTCTTCACTCTCTCTGCAGCCAGGACGTGACGGGGGACATCTACTACTTCAACTTCGCCACCGGCCAGTCCAGCTGGGACCATCCCTGCGATGAACGCTACCGGCAGCTGGTGGCCCAAGAGCGGGAGCGGCGCCTGGACcccgggggaggagggggagggggaggcggcCTCCAGAAGAGACCCGGAAAACAGCGCAAGAAGGACAAGCGGAAGAAGAAGGGCGAGGAAATACTGCTGCTGAAGCGGGTGAGCCAGGCTGTCCTCTGTgttggcatgggccaacttctgTCATCCTCCAGGCAATTTggacatagagtcatagaatcctagagttggaatagacctcctgggccatcatccagtccaaccccattctgccaagaagcaggaataatgcattcaaagcacccctgacagatggccatccagcctctgtttaaaagcttccaaagaaggagcctccaccacactccctccggggcagagagttccactgctgaacagctcccacagtcaggaagctcttagatcatagtatcctagacttggaagagacctggtgggccatccagtccaaccccattcggccaagaagcaggacaacccattcaaagcacccccaacagatggccatccaggctctgtttaaaagcctccacagaaggagcctccaccacactccagggcagagagttccactgctgaacggctcccacagtcaggaagttcttcctcatgttcagatggaatctcttttcttgtagtttaaagccattgttttgcatcctagtcttcagggaagcagaaaacaagcttgctccctcctccctatgacttcctctcacatatttatacatggctatcatgtctcctctcagcctattcttctgcaggctaaacatgcctagctctttaagccgctcctcatagggcttgttctccagacccttgatcattttagtcgccctcctctggacaaattccagcttagagtcaatatctctcttgaattgtggtgcccagaattggacacaatattccaggtaaagtagattgttaggtgtcttgtgtccaaatttggtgtcaatttgtccagtgcagtgattctcaatctgggatccccagatgttttaggccttcaactcccagaaatcctaacagctggtcaactggctgggatttctgggagttgtaggccaaaaacatctggggaccccaggttgagaaatactggtccagtggcttttgagttctgttaatcccacaaacgaacattgcatttttatttatatagataaacattTTGTGacgactctgcatgtttgcctcctaatcTCTCAATTCATTGCAGCCACATCACAgggcacttcacgctctgctcaGTAGGGATCTGATACTCAACTTTTGTATTCTGTTAGTTTTTTGGATGCTCTCCTTTATTTTAGGGACCTTTCCTAACCCAATACACCTGTGCTTTGCCTGTTTCTCTGCCCAGGAGGTGCAGTCGGAGTCGGGTCTCCTCCCCTCGGCCTCCTTCTACCGAACGCTCTCACCGGCCTCCTCCTCGGGCAGGGCCAGCCCCGACCTCGAGCCGCAGGGCAGCCTGACCGCGAGGCAGGAGCCCTTCCTGAGGGGCCCGAAGGGGAGATCCTCTGCGGTGCCTCTGGAGCCCAGCGACCCTTTGAGGCTCCTCCCGGCCGGTGCCTCGGGCAAACTGCAGCCACTCTCGCTAGCCAAGCCCAGCCGCACACACCAGATCCTCGCAGACGTTGAGAAGATCCTGGGAAGAGCTTCGTCGTCCGCCGGCAGGCACGATGCCGGCCATCCGCCCCGCCAAGACGCCGCCACAGAGGTCCGGTGTGCGGCCGCCGGGGTCTTTTCAGACTCGGAGCTCGAAGACACCGAGAGCCCCCGTGGTGCACAGCGTCACTTCCGGACCCTGAAAGAGCCTCTCCGTGGGGCTCCAGCTGATGACCATTCCCTGGGCACGGAGTCACCCCCAAGGGGAGGCCTCTTGCTGGAGGTTGTGACTCTGGGCAAAGAGCAAGGGGACATCAGTGCTCTCGAAGGACACAGCCCTGTCGATGCCCTCTCGGGAGAGAGAGATGGGAGCCTCCGGCCTGCTGTGGCCGCGGAAGTCCCGACCGCTCGCTCTGCGGCTTCCCTCCAGCCCAGCAGCGCCCAGGACGAAGACGGGGTCTCCCACTCTCTGGGGAATGGGCTACGGCTGCTTGacggaaggaggaggaaaggactcCCAGAGCAACGGCATGCCACAGAACTCGACAGAAGTGGAGGGGAGGCCGGGGAGCAGGGGGCGGCCCCGGTTGCTGTCCCCGGACTGCGGGTGGAGGCCGAGGCTGGAGCGCAGGCCAGTCCTGAGCCCTTTCCCAGCACCAAGGTGGACTCTGGTGGCGGCAGTGTGGGCAGCAGCCTGGTGGACCACCTGGCCTCCCAGGTCCTGGGTGAGGTGGACAACTTCTCCTGGGACCTGCAGAGCTCCCACGACACCGACCGCCCTGCAGATCCCGCGGCCAAGAGGCCCTTCCTGCAAGCCCTTCATTCGCAGACCCACAGCTCCTCGGAGGACCTCTCCGAAAGCGAGTGCTTCTCCGAGGACCAGAAGTTCCACCAGCACATGCTGCACATGGTCAAGAGGTCGCGGAGGGTAAAGCACCCCTTGGCCAAACCCTTCAGCCAATCGCCTGGCGCCGCTCAGGAAGACTCTAGGGAAGCTGTGGTCTCTGGGACTGGGAGTCCAAGAGGGCCGCTCTCTGCTGCGAAGGAGCCGGAAGAAAGGGAGCCCTCGCTCGCGGAGAAGGGCAGCCGGACTGCGTTTGCACCGCAAGGAGAGAAAGGCGAAGAGGTAGGCGGCTCAGGtattctttcctgccttctgttAAGAGCCAGGAGCTGGGAGGGAGGGCAGGCTGGCTTCTGGTTTCCCCCTGATCTTGCTCCCAGGAATGATGCCTGATGGGTCCTCCCTGTTGTTAAGGCTTCATTGTTAACCTCTTTTGAGAGGAGTTTTCAAGAGAAGAAGGTTTGGATGGGATGGGTTCTCATTTTAGGAGTTCCTTTGGAAAGGTAGCTGCATGCTCACTTCCTGGATCAAAGTACtgcacagttatttatttatttatttatttgcggcatttatatactgaagcctactaacactgaggcctttctcccactgaggtctttctcctactgaggcctttctcccactgaggccttctcacactgaaggctctctcagactgatgccttcGTTCTcccagagcctcctctcacaccgaaattacacaggagcttcacatagtagctttacacacaagggCTTTAACCTGAggtttctctcaccaaagcttctcacaccaggcctcctcatactgaagcctttctcccactgaggccttctcacactgaaggccctctcagactgatgccttcGCTCTcccagagcctcctctcacaccgaaattacacaggagcttcacatagtagctttacacccAAGGGctttaacctggggcttctctcaccaaagctccTCACATCAGGACTTCTCAAATTGAAGTGCTGCctgattgtaagctgccttgtgtcACCTTTGAGTTCgagaaaggtggtatagaaatataatatataaataaacctaGGCCTAGTAGCACTGAGGTCTCCcttacactgaggcctttctcctgctgaggcctactcacacagagcgctctctcagactgagacctttctcccactgaggcctgcTCACACAGGGTGCTCTCTCAGAATGAAGCCTTTCTCCCGCTAAGGCCTTCTCACATAGAgcgctctctcagactgaggtctttctcccactgagacctgcTCAGACAGAgcgctctctcagactgaggcctttctcccgcTGAGGCCTGCTCACATAGAGCACTCTCTCAGAACGAAGCCTTTCTCCCGCTAAGGCCTTCTCACATAGAgcgctctctcagactgaggtctttctcccactgagacctgcTCAGACAGAgcgctctctcagactgaggcctttctcccgcTGAGGCCTGCTCACATAGAGCACTCTCTCAGAATGAAGCCTTTCTCCCGctaaggccttctcacacagagcgctctctcagactgagacctttctcccactgaggcctgcTCACACAGGGTGCTCTCTCAGAATGAAGCCTTTCTCCCGCTAAGGCCTTCTCACATAGAgcgctctctcagactgagggctttCTCCCGCTGAGGCCTGCTCACATAGAgcactctctcagactgagacctttctcccgcTGAGGCCTGCTCACATAGAgcgctctctcagactgaggcctttctcctgcTGAGGCCGGGTCACATAGAGCGCTCTcccagactgaggcctttctcccactaaggccttctcacatagaacgctctctcagactgaggcctttctcctgcTGAGGCCTGCTCACATAGAgcgctctctcagactgagacctttctcctgcTGAGGCCTGCTCACATAGAgcgctctctcagactgaggcctttctcctgcTGAGGCCGGCTCACATAGAacgctctctcagactgaggtctttctccTGCTGAGGCGTGCTCACACAGGacactctctcagactgaggcctttctcccactgaggccagcTCACACAGAgtgttctctcagactgaggtctttctccTGCTGAGGCCGGCTCACATAGAGCGCTctgtcagactgaggcctttctcccgcTGAGGCCTGCTCACACAGGGTGCTCTCTCAGGCTGAGTCCTtgctaatatttaatatttctgacactttCTTTGTATTCCGTAGCCTGACAGCTGCAGAAGAGGCGTGTGTGAATCAGTGGCCCAGGAAAAAGCAGCAGAAGCAGCCTCTGCCTTGGACCTGTTGCTGTCCGACAACAGTGTGGAGAAGGAAGACGACAGCATCAGTGAGGTAGAGGAGCCTTGTCCCATTCATCCTCCCAATAGCCTTTGGATGGAGGTCCCCCTTCTTCTCTGGTCCCTGGTTCCAGGCTGATCTCTTGCAGATGCATCCTTGCTTCAGAGGTGGGAGACCAGTGGGTGCAAATCCACTGGAAGGGCTTTCTCCCCACACAACAACCCCAGGGTGAGGTGGAGAGCCTCTTTTGTATCATTCTGGGTCCGTTCTTGGAGAAGAGGGGCTTGGAGCAGGCAGTAGCAGACCCTCCTCGCCTTTCAGGGCCCGCGGAGAGGAGCCCGGCTCCTCAGGAATCTCCACGTGGACGTCAGTGCCCTGGGCTCTGGCTCCGACGATGAGGTGGGTGCTTCCTGTGTCCAGAGGTGAGGGAGTGCCTTCCCTTGCTGAGCCAGGCTTCTCAAGGTCGCGGGTGATCATGAtaacaattataattataataatgtgttTCTTCAGTTGTAagatacacctgcaattctaagataCACCCCATTTTGAGAGATGTTTGTCTAGGGAAGAAAGTGTGTCTAagactggaaataataataatacccacctctccttatggctcgaGGCAGGGCACAACGTTGTGAAAATACATCTGTAACAGCACATATTCCAATACACACATAATTAAAAGGCATTGTTGGGTGAGAAGGCTTATCAACGAAGGCCCTCcccatgaatgtatagcagagtaacttattaacaGTGTCGTAACCCAGGATCAGTAGCCCAaagtaataaaaagaacaaaaacatacagaccaatgttttctcttccataggaggcttttctttatagcaaaataatatagttgtactatttacaagaacaaggtttcagtaacacaaagttctttatacttccttctttgcttccacgctgggcttctttctcatgtagataaacagcttcattctcacagagcctctcctcacaccaaagttacacaggagcttcatacAGTAGCTTTTTACGCAGCAGTCttcacactgaggcttctctcaccaaagcctcTCATACCAGGCTTTCTCAAACTGAGACCTACTTACaccaaggcctacctcacactgaggcctactaacacactgaggctcttctcccactgagacctctgACAGACTAAAGCCTTTCTCCCGCTGAACACcggccttctcataccgaggcctcTCAGTCTGACttctctctcatactgaggcctctcagtggctcctctctcacactgaggccttctcataccaagGCCTCTCAGTTTGActcctttctcacactgaggccttctcataccgaggcctcTCAGTCTGactcctctctcacactgaggccttctcataccgaggcctcTCAGTCTGACTCCTCTCTCACACGGAGGCTTTCTCattctgaggcctactaacacactagGGCCTATCATACTGAagcctctctcactgaggtctgctaacactgagCGCTCCCTCTGACTGAGGGCTGGTGATAGAAATGCTGAGTCTGAGGCCAagctgcttatatagaactacagcttttcctgagtcattgcatcaatttaaccctcacatttttgtaattaaatatacctagttaatttttcatATTTCTGACGGGCATGATGCCCAAGTTAATATACAAAGGGTGGCTCTGGCTGCTTCCCATTTCCCTCCAGAAAGGCAAGGCTTTGGCAGACCCTGCGGTGTGTTGCTTCCTCTTGCAGGGAGAAGTCTGGCTGCCCGGAGACGAAGTAAAACTCACGGAAGGCGGCGTGGAAGAGGGCCGGAGCCAAGGGTCAGTCGAGGCACCCAaaaggtacccccccccccccagagagcACAGACAGAGTGCCCACAAGAGCAGAACCCTCTGATTGGATGTCTGGTTCTCTTGAGCTGTGCATgaaccctttcttccctctcttctttagCCTTTAAGCTCTGGTGCTGTGGCAGATTGTTTCTGCACCTCTTGCTTTTTCTCCTGGTTGAACTATTGCAGTGGAGGGTGGTGCCTGGGGTCTCCTCGTTGCCCAGTCTGTTCCCAGTGGCCGTTATTGTGGATCTGTTTCCCCTGGTGATAGAAATGCTGAGTCTGAGGCCAAACCAATGATGCCCCGGAAAGAAGAGGGCTCCGCAGAAGACAAAGTGGAGGACGCTTCCGCTGGCAAAGGACAGGCCTTGTCTTTGCAACATGCAAAACAAGCTGCGATCCAGCGCTTCCCGGAACAGCTGCggcaagaagaggaggaagagactcAGGGGTTCCATCAGCAGAAGGAGGAGGCCCTTCAGTGagctccagacacacacacacaccccaactccTTGGGAAAGGGGCTTGGATGATGGGCCCCAATCAAAGGAGAGCCATGCGGACACAGCGCTTGGTCTTCCTCCACATTCAGCGTTGTGCTCCTGTGGCAGCAAGGAGCTGGCTTCAAGCTGAGACCCTCCTCCTTGTCCCTTAGATCCTTGAAATGTGAGCTGGAGAATGCCAGGCGGGAAGAAGAGCGGAGCCTGCGGGAGAAGGCCCTTCAGGAGCTAGAGGCACTCCGTACCCAAATCTGTTCTGAAacggaggcagagaaggagaggcTCAGGTACCCACCTCAGTTGGCTGTAACATTGCCTGgcatctccttccttcattccatctCTTATCTATGACAGTATATCTTTCTATTTCCTTGCAACCCAACAGCCCCTTGATGAACCTTCCAACTGGTAATTGTAAGGGAGGGCATCCTTTTAAGTGGGAAACATGCATAGCCTTTGCCAGCTGCCTGAGGAAGGGCAGCAGCCACAGTaacctttccacagaagcaacAGGCGAGGCGGGAGAACCCCGAAAACGAGCCCCTGTACAGGTGTTTCGGTGTCCAAATGATGGGTGCCATGGCCATGGAGACACCCCGCGCAGGTGTTCCAGCAGCCGGGCAATGGGTGGTGCTGCTTGTTAAAGGCATTGTCAGTGTTAAGAGGCTGCTTTTCTGACAGCAGAAGCTGGGCCCCATATTTCAGCCTCCGGACACTTGTCCTCTGGTGCTGAAGAGGAGACATTCTCTTCCTGAGCCACTCTCTTCCTGACAGGGAGGAACTGGAGTCCCTTCGGCGGTCGGAGGAGCAGGCACTGAGGGAGGAGGCGCGCCTTTCCCTGGAACGGATGAAGCGAGAGGCGGAGGCTGCTCAGGAGGCCCAGGAGGCAGAGCTGGAGCAGGACCTCCAGAAAGCCGTGAGCGAGCGGAAGGAAAGACTGTGCCAGGAAAAGGAGGCGGTGAGGAGGTTCTTCATCTCTGTCTGCTTGCCTGCCCCATGCCAGAGCATTGCCCATAAGAAGCCCGGAAGCTGGCCACCAGAGAGAGGGCATGGCTGCCCCAGAGGCACAGGCTGTCACATATAGTAGCACTGCCAGGGCTCTCTCTTGGCTCTCGTCTTCATTCATAAACCATTTTCTGAGTTGGCAGGGAATTCCATAATTTCCACTTAGCATGGTGCCATCTGGTTTTCATCCCTGTACTGTTTTAGTGGGTGACTTTCTTCCATTTTACTCTTTGGCCCTTCTAATTGTGAGTTAAGGTCCTCCAAATATCATTGCCTTTTCTCAGAGGACAGTTGTTCAGTCCCATAACTGCTTGGTACAGTCTCAGTGTTTTTCTTTTAGGTCAGGCCATCATTAAAGTAACAATATGTCCATTTAATTTTAACATGTTTATCCCATTGGAAAGGGCTCTCAAAAGGTCCAAGCAGGCTTTCTTGTAGATTATACCTCTTAAACCaacttgtttttttcctttttggtaaATGTTGAAAATCTCGTCTGGCTCTGCCATCTCCTTTTTGTTTGAGATGTAAGtcagccccattttttaaaaaaaatgcggTGATAATTGCCTATAAAACACCCTTGAAGGGGTATTATGCCTCATAACATCTCCAAATGTGATAGAAATGGTCTTAAATGGCCCCCAAAAGATGGAAACTTGAACATTGAGGGCTATGTGAAAGGATCCTGTCATTCTCTGGAAGATTGGGAGTTGACCacccagtttgtgtgtgtgttgtgtgtttgAGTCAACTGTACAGCACTCGCCAGTTTTATTTGAACGCTTTGGCCATTTCCACACCCATAGCCTCTTTTTATAGCACTACTTTACTTTTGTTCTCACCTATCACTCCCGGTCATTTTGCCCAAGGGACAATCCTTAGAGGGCCTTGCAACCCTGCCCCTCCATTTTGGGAACAGGCCGCTGATGTGGGATCCTCTCTTCTTTTCCAGGCCCTACAACAACTAGAAGCCCAGTTTGCTGTAGAGACCGAGCTGCAGAGAGTGGCGGCCCAGGAAGTGCACGAGAAGGTacagtgctggtggcctttgcctCCTTCCGTTTCCAGGCCCAAGCCTCCATTGATCCTCTTTGTGCTCTTTGCACAGGCCCTCTCTGCACTCCAAAGGCAGATAGCAGAGGCTCAGCAAAAGGCAGAGGCAGAATTGCAGGAGGAGCTGGAATGCGCAGAGCAACAAGTGCAGCGGAAGAGGCATCAAGTGGCAGAATACGACCGAGAGGTAAAGAGGGCTGGACCAAAGCGCATTGCCATCCCACAGCTCAGCGGCTCTGAGTTGGAGTGACATCTGTGACACCTGGCTAAACTGTCCACTGAGGTCAAGGCAACAGAATTGTCCCTCACAGCCTTTTCATCTGGGTTGGGTGTCCAAGAGGGTCTCAGAAAGACCTGGGAGCTTCCTTCCAAAGAGGGTGCCATCAAGGAGGTGAGAGAGAGGCCTGGAATCCTCTTGTGGGATCCCAGTCAGATGAGGAATGCCAGTTGAAAGCACAGGGACTTACGAAGCACTGCAGGGAAGCAGCAGGAAGGACGAGGCCCTTGCACCATTGCAGGACAGCGGTAGTGTccttccgtggttgcccagggcACTGCCAGTGGTCTCAGAGTGGCACAGCTTGTGCAAGAGACACCCCTTACTCCTGATCCATGGGCCATTGTGCTGGGTCTCAGAGGAGTGACACCATAAAGGCCCTTGAAGACCACCTGCTTCTTggagaatcctaaagttggaagggacctggtCTGGTCTCTCCTGTGGCTTTTTGTGAGGAAGAAAGTGCCATTCGCCCAGGAAGGCCTTGTGTTTTGCTGCCTCCTCAGCTCAGTGACCTCCTGAGGGAGAAGCGGCAGGAAGTGGAGCGGGATCACACGAAGCGGCTGGAGAAGGTGCAGGAGGCACACCGGGAGGCCTTGGCAGAGATCCAGGTGCAGCACCAGGAGGAGGTGAGCCCTGAGGGCAGACCTGTTGAGCGAGTGGGCTTATTGACAAAAGACACTTCCCACTTATTagtagcagcatgacccagcaccggTAGCCAATGTGATTAAAAGAACAACAATACACAGGCTAACATTATATCTTCTGTAGGAGGCTTTTCATTAtagaaaataatatggttgcactatttacaagaacaaggttcccataacacaaacaaagttctttatacttccttctttgcttccacactgggcttcgttctcatgcagataaatagcttcgctctcacagagcctcttctcacactgaacttacacaggagcttcacacaggagctttatacacacaacagccttctcacactgaagctccacacacaatggccttcaactGGGGTTTCTCTCACCAAAACTACTCACACCacaccttctcatactgaggtgcATTTAAacggaggcctttctcccactgaggccttctcacactgagggctctctcagactgacgcctctctcccactgaggtgaactaactaacactgaggcctacccatactgaggcctactaacacactgaagcccttctcccacagagacctctcacagactgagggctactaagctacaggcacacctgcttatattgaactgcagctttttctGAGTCATTACATCCATTTAACCCTATCAGTGCTTTACTCACGTTTTTGtaactaaaaataatatttaatatttcggACAAGACCTAGGGGTCTTGTTGCCAGCAAGGAAGTGGGTGCCATGATTCCTTGTGGGACAGTGAGGCCCagaaattggggggagggggtggtcaGGAGCAAAACCGGCTGGCCTCCTGACTGAGAGTGGACCACTGTGCTCTGTCTGTGGCAGGAGAGGAGGCGGCGGGAGGAACTGCAGAGCCAGCTGCAGGAGGAGCGGGAGCACCTGAGAGCCAGCCACGAAGCTGAGGTGGAAGCCTTGCGGAGGAAGCACGCCGAGCAGTTGAGGGACCTGTGcaggagccaaaaggaagaggtACCGGGGGCCGGGGGCAGGCCAGCTTCCTTTGGAGAACATgggaatccaccccccccccccccccccggcagagGCTCAGGCTCTCCCTTGGATCTCTTTACACAGGAGGAAAAGACGGCCTTGGAAAGGGAGTTCCGAGTTCAGGAGGCGCAGGCAAAAGCTGCCCAGCTCCAAGCCCAGGTGAGAGGGTCTGGGGCCTTTGGGGGAGGATCCTTCTTTTGGAGCCTcccttcctcctgctgctgcccTTGCACAGAAGTCCTTTGTCATGGAAGTATTGCCAGGCACCCCTTGCAGCATCTTGCTGCCTCATTTTGGGAAGGAAGTGGCTATGGTGACAGAACCTGGAGGCCCACCAAACTGGCAAACTCTTTGGTCACCACTGCATACTCCCTGTCTCTTTCTCTGGGCAGGAAGAGGCCTGGAAGAGAAGGAAACAGCAGCTcttggaggaggagaagcaactgGAGCAACAGAGGAAGGTGTGTCCATTCTTCCAGCTCTGACAAGGGTGGGGCAACAGTGGCCAGGACATCCACCTGCCTCTCCAAGCTAGGCCTTGGGTCTCACACCCCCTACAGCTCTGGAGTAGAGGAAGTGCCCTGCTGGCCAGGGGAAGAAAACAATTGCTGTGggcagtcatttatttatttatttactctgcttatataccgccgttcccagcccgagggcgactcacagctgTTTAcacaataagaacagcaaaaattcaacgatataatataaaaaacag
This portion of the Anolis sagrei isolate rAnoSag1 chromosome 7, rAnoSag1.mat, whole genome shotgun sequence genome encodes:
- the CEP164 gene encoding centrosomal protein of 164 kDa isoform X2 codes for the protein MAGPVAAAAALRIGDQLILEEDYDEAYIPSQREIQEFARVIGIDPEAEPELLWLAREGIVAPLPAEWKPCQDVTGDIYYFNFATGQSSWDHPCDERYRQLVAQERERRLDPGGGGGGGGGLQKRPGKQRKKDKRKKKGEEILLLKREVQSESGLLPSASFYRTLSPASSSGRASPDLEPQGSLTARQEPFLRGPKGRSSAVPLEPSDPLRLLPAGASGKLQPLSLAKPSRTHQILADVEKILGRASSSAGRHDAGHPPRQDAATEVRCAAAGVFSDSELEDTESPRGAQRHFRTLKEPLRGAPADDHSLGTESPPRGGLLLEVVTLGKEQGDISALEGHSPVDALSGERDGSLRPAVAAEVPTARSAASLQPSSAQDEDGVSHSLGNGLRLLDGRRRKGLPEQRHATELDRSGGEAGEQGAAPVAVPGLRVEAEAGAQASPEPFPSTKVDSGGGSVGSSLVDHLASQVLGEVDNFSWDLQSSHDTDRPADPAAKRPFLQALHSQTHSSSEDLSESECFSEDQKFHQHMLHMVKRSRRVKHPLAKPFSQSPGAAQEDSREAVVSGTGSPRGPLSAAKEPEEREPSLAEKGSRTAFAPQGEKGEEPDSCRRGVCESVAQEKAAEAASALDLLLSDNSVEKEDDSISEGPRRGARLLRNLHVDVSALGSGSDDEGEVWLPGDEVKLTEGGVEEGRSQGNAESEAKPMMPRKEEGSAEDKVEDASAGKGQALSLQHAKQAAIQRFPEQLRQEEEEETQGFHQQKEEALQSLKCELENARREEERSLREKALQELEALRTQICSETEAEKERLREELESLRRSEEQALREEARLSLERMKREAEAAQEAQEAELEQDLQKAVSERKERLCQEKEAALQQLEAQFAVETELQRVAAQEVHEKALSALQRQIAEAQQKAEAELQEELECAEQQVQRKRHQVAEYDRELSDLLREKRQEVERDHTKRLEKVQEAHREALAEIQVQHQEEERRRREELQSQLQEEREHLRASHEAEVEALRRKHAEQLRDLCRSQKEEEEKTALEREFRVQEAQAKAAQLQAQEEAWKRRKQQLLEEEKQLEQQRKEVALALEESRKEQESLAETVRRLLQEVAEIQKQKAVLGSQVEQLRKEASELEEAAKGKQGLLSPGEGGSPKPSPKEEEEEELRLEDLQDSSSVASPREMECKAPKDNEESNGLLDQVRHYISAEGSSLKTTKEFLVRQTHSMRKRQTVLRAAKQHWSHDLQDPGRSQVLEGVRRSLEEEARQLEEVRSAVRKGQALLRKKEERLAQLESSLMEELSDEDTLKGGACKKVVTFDLSDSEDTSSLMSGNGSSHKTLGLKPELRLPPLDKIQCLTDSLQRITSELNRVLGLLSTFSAQQPLPIAPGRGPASPLPKEGAPLAAYPSLPRTSAGPHWAWGICSAPAAPSFAPAGQSVDNMLTEKWRKYFPGVFPLPRGGPGALSGKLSLVTPDDPLRLFPQPPFRGSEAEKQNIQGMIDANRKWLESVKQDSRAPLLPSGHKSPLGAHPGVVQLGLDENNQIKAYHF